TTGGCTCTTGCAAGGAGGAGTCGAAGTTAGGCATCATATCAACTGTGTTTTTCTCTATGTCCTCAAGCATCTCAACTGCAAGTTTTGTAAGCCGAACTTCTGTGTATCTCATTGCTGCCTGAGGATCTCCGTCAATGGATCCAAAGTTCCCCTGACCGTCTACCAGTGGATATCTCATTGTAAAGTCCTGAGCCATCCTTACCAAGGCATCATATACAGAACTATCCCCATGGGGATGGTACTTACCTAAAGTCTCACCTACAACCCTTGCAGATTTCTTGTAAGGTTTACCTGGAAGGAGCCCAAGCTCGTACATGGAGTACATTATTCTCCTTTGGACAGGTTTTAAAC
This region of Candidatus Hydrothermales bacterium genomic DNA includes:
- a CDS encoding DNA gyrase subunit A, producing MEEVKKVSIEEEVKSAYIDYAMSVIAGRAIPDVRDGLKPVQRRIMYSMYELGLLPGKPYKKSARVVGETLGKYHPHGDSSVYDALVRMAQDFTMRYPLVDGQGNFGSIDGDPQAAMRYTEVRLTKLAVEMLEDIEKNTVDMMPNFDSSLQEP